The Raphanus sativus cultivar WK10039 chromosome 2, ASM80110v3, whole genome shotgun sequence DNA segment ATTATCAGGTTTGATACAAAAGATGAAAAGTGTATATTACAGAGATTTGAACATTTTCAACTTCGTGCAATTATTTTTACAGCATTTTATCTGGAATCTCTTCTTTTTAACCAGTGTGCATTACAGAGTGACGGCGAAAGAAAATGTGAATTTGATGAAAAgtgaaaataatcaaatttattataaaatcaaaactaaaataattaccAAATCCGAAGACAAACGTTTAGAACacaaaaaacatcaaaatacacttaagtatagaaaaataatcaaactaGAGAAAAATGGTTTGCAGAAAAAGAACTGAGAAAAAAAACACGAAAAGAAGACATGTCATGTTTTTTTCCCCAAAAAGTTCAAAATTAAGATATTgtatagatattaaaaaaaataaaagcatatcttattattgttgaaattgttaattttaatattaaataaattatgataacaAAAATgacaataatattaatatttaaaggATACTTTAGTAATTTCATATATAAGAAAGtgtgtttttcaaaaaacttaaatgatagtgtatttttcaaattaaaatcttttataagtgtatttttccaaatgttcccttttaattattgataacatttttaaatatatagttaattatatatttttaaatttctacaAATCTATCCAGATTAAAGATGATCCTACTGAATTCTTTCTAGAAATTTATAATAGCCAAATTGTCTTTACttcatttttaaactttaaaaacacGATATCCAGAAAAAATCATATTCCAACAGATATTTTGATGTACTTATCAATCTGATTTTATAGtcgaagaaaaaaatattttttactttttatttttgttagaaACGAAAAAAATACTAAGATAAATTTTAATCTAAGTCTTGCATAAATTTTTATCTAAGTCTTGCGCatgaataaacaaaatttatatttttgatcgaattgaatttttattgggTTTTGATTGGGCCTAAACAGATTAAAAATGAAGATCGAAGCCGAAACTGAGCATGAACTTAAGCTATTTACATAAATACCCTCATCTCCTTGATCAAACACAATTAGCAGGAAAGGAGTAGAGAGCTCTATCGAATCTgatttctcttctctttctaaGTTAAGACCGATCTCGGATCGGCGTCGGATATTTCCACCACTCAGAATGGCGAACTATCTGGCTCAGTTCCAAACGATTAAGAACTCCTGCGATCGCGTCGTCGCCGCCGGTAAACTTCTCCAATCTGTTTTCGTTCAATTCCTTACTAAGTTCTTCCCCGTCGTCGATTAGGATCTGTACTACTTCTTCTCTCGTTTACCACATTTTGCGATCTCATACTCAGCATTTTAGTGCTAAGATCTTATTTTCgtaatcataaataaataaaagtttccCAAATTGTAGTTGAAAGAGCTCAATTTCACAATGCGAGATCTCGTTGGTTGCTACATTCTTCAGTCTTTTAGTTCTTCATAGgttaaaaaattgtaactaaCGGTTATTATTGGTTAGTGATGgattattatgatttttgtttctgataataatatatatataactctaCTTGCTCACTAATGTTAAGACGCTTTCtccttttctgtttctttttttaactgTGGATCTTACTTACCTTTTCTCGTTTATTTACAGTCGAAGATGTATCTGATCTATGGCCCACAGTTAAAGGCTTGTTCGAAGAGCATCAGCCCTTGAAGAGAGCAGTCTTGACAAACAAGACTCGGAACCCGGTTCTCGTTGAGAATTTGCCGGTTGAGTTCATATTAACAACAGACGCCAGGCTTCGCAGTCGGTTCCCGCATGAGCAGTATCTGTACTGGTTCCGAGAACCATATGCAACTATTGTTCTTGTGACCTGTGAGGTACTTTGAAAACAAAGATGATGTTCTGTATTCCTTTGCTATATTTGGTTGTTTTTTCGAATATACTCTTTTATCATCTCTTCTTTGGTTTACGTTTTATTGTCTTTGTCCTTGCAGGATCTTGATGAGTTTAAGAATATTCTTAAACCACGTCTGAAATTAATTGTTCAGAATGATGACAAGGAATGGTTTATTGTGTTTGTATCTAAGGCTCACCCAAGTAATGATCTAGCTACTAAATCTGCCAAGAAAGTATATGCCAAGCTTGAAGTTGATTTCAGTTCCAAAAAGAGAGAAAGGTTGGGAATGCTAAttggattttttgttttttttttcgtgcTTTAAAACATGTGTCCCTAGAACCAAAGTAAAAACATGCTAGATTCTCAAAGAGGCTTCATTGCTCGTGCTGGAAATATAACTCTTGCAATATATTAGGATAAACAGTTGCACAATTGCAGTAACCCATATGTTTTGTTAGATGCATAAACTAAACTCATTTATCAGTAATGACCCGTTGTAATGAAGTTAATCTGTAGATTAGTTACTTTAAGACAATGCAGAAGGGGTAGACGCTACCACACATGTTCATTTGCTTGATCAGATTTACTCAACTCTATTTATGCCATCCTTTTAAGGTGCTGTAAGCTGGATATACATGGCCCCGACGCAAACTTTTGGGAGGATCTAGAATTAAAGATTACCGAGTGCATCAGGAATACCTTGGAGAGGCGCGTTCAATTCTATGAGGATGAGATTCGCAAACTCACCGAGCAGCGGTTTATGCCAATATGGAACTTTTGTAACTTTTTCATCCTCAAGGTTATCTCTCTTCTCTATTTCTGAAAGGAAAGCGAAATGTGGCTGCTATGTAGATGAATATAATGGTTTAAAATTCTGTTTCTTCGTgtttataatttgattttgtactGTTTTGGTAAAGTCTCTTATGGAAACTTTTTAGTCCCTTTTGTTATCTTCCATAAGTATGAGAAGAATGCTCATCTGTTGAACTTAAAAATTCCACCGTTGGTCCTTGCAGTCTCATTTAATGAAACTTATCTCATTTTCTTAAAGATCTTTATGTTCAAATCTGTCCCAGGAAAGTCTGGCTTTCATATTTGAGATTGCTCATCTTCATGAAGATGCATTACGTGAATATGATGAACTAGAGCTCTGCTATTTGGAAACAGGTCCTCTTCTTACCCCTGTGTCTCTCTCCAGCATATCCGTGGCAGTAACAGTCCACGGTTATTCTGCATATGTTAATATATAGCGGGAAGATAAACTGTATGTAATATCGTGTTTAGAATAACTTTATATGTAATATGATCCTCAAATTCTATTACTTAGTCATAATAATCTATTATGCATTAACTACGATGCAGTTAATATGCCTGGGAAAAAGAGAGATTTTGGAGGATTCGACAGTGAAGATGACCAAGCTGCGCTGCTGAAACCAGGAAGCAAACCACTGACACAGATGGTTCATGATGATTCTTTTAGAGAGTTTGATTTCAGACAGTATCTCTTTGCCTGTCAGTCTCGGGTTAGTGTACACAAGAGCATCATATTGAGACGATGCCTTTTCGCTTTCACAGTTGTAGCTTTACTTGTGCATCAAATTTTTCATTAGCTTACATGCATGTGGTTTTTCGCAGCTGTTGTTCAAGTTGAATCGTCCTTTTGAAGTTTCATCCAGGGGATATTCTTTTGTTATCAGCTTTGCAAAGGCCTTGACCTTCCATGAGGTGGTTTTATACTTTACTAAACAAATCCTTACTATCATACCTCTGACTTGTTGATTTTCGTCCTTATTTTTCCTCTTCTTTCGATATTTAGAGTGTACTTCCCTTCTGTTTGCGGGAAGTTTGGGTGTTTACTGCATGTTTAGCGTTGCTCGATGCAACTGCTTCTCATCACAACGATGGCGTTGTGGCACCTGATATTGAAAAGGAGTTCTACCGTCTTCAGGGTGATCTCTATTCACTGTCACGGCTTAAGGTAGAAATCTTCTTGCTTTCAGAACTGTGAGAATGCATACAACCCTTGTTTCTCTCAGTTTGCTcgttaatatatatgttttgaggGGATATTGCATTTGTTTATGCAATAGTTTGTTTTATGTGATGCCATACTTGTTAATTTATGTCCAGACACTTTAAAAGTTGATTTTGTTAGTTGGATATGAATTTAATAAGCCAATCATTCTCAAGTATTATAACCAATAAAATGCTTTTCTGTTCATGGCAGTTCATGAGACTTGGATATCTGATAGGATATGGAACAGACATAGAAAAAAGTCCACTGAACAGGTATCGGTCTATATTTATTATAGCATATGCATTTGCTTGTTAATTATAAGTATTCATTCTATTCATTTAAACAAAACAAGGCAAGTCTTTGTTGGCTTAACCAATGTAGTAACTTCTACGCATTTTTTGCGCAGTGCTTGTCTCAGCATGCTGCCGTGGCCAAAACCAGCAGTCTGGCCATCTCTTCCACCAGATGCTTCCTCTGAGGTGCTTGAAAAAGAAAAGGTATAATCTGCATATTCTGCTTCGTGAATGTGTTATCTGATAGAactttttcttaaaacaacgatGCTTTAGATTCAGGCTAAGAGTAAAATTGTGCTTGAATAGCCTCTTGTCGACTTTACCAGTCTAGTGTTGTGAATGTATATGCAATCTAGGTCTGCGTAAGTATATATTACCATCTTGGTTTTTTTTCGAATACTTATCTCCTAGTTTACAGACTATTCTACAAGAAACTTCAAGGACCAAGCACTTTGGGATCCAGCGGAAACCTTTACCCCTTGAACCATCTGTCCTTCTGCGTGTGGCTAACAGAAGAAGGGCTTCTCTTTCTACTGGAAATATTTCTGAAATATTTGATGGCCGCCCAGGCTTTACTGAAGggtaatgaaattttaaaataaaattatgtccGTTTAGCcttaatgttttaaaatgtgTGAGCACTTGTGCCAcaaatattctttttgaaatttccaGCAAGAATTGCAAATCATCATCTTTTGTTTATTCTTTGAGGAACTAAAATGATATGTTTGTATATTCCGACAGATCAGGTTTAGAAGCGTCTCCAAGAACCCCTTCATCACTTAAAGTACAAGCAACTCCAATGTCGAGAACAAATTCCTCACCCGGAAATTTTGAGAGTCCGCTAGATAGGCCTATGAGGCTTGCTGAAATTTTTGTTGCAGCTGAACACGCTCTACGGCTTACCATTTCAGATCACGATTTGTTGAAGACATTGTCATCTGTTCAGGATTTCGAGGTAGTAAACGAGGAAGTTAGATTGTGCAAAGGCCATTTACATACGGATGCTCTTTTGATGTTGATGCTTGTCTTTCTTCTAGCTTTTCATGTGTAAATTTTGTTGTGGCAGCATAAATATCTTAATCTAACCAAAGGTGCTGCCGAAAATTATCACCGTTCTTGGTGGAAGAGACATGGAGTCGTTCTTGATGGTGAAATTGCAGCGGTCTGCTTCAAGCACGGGAAATATGATTTGGCTGCAAACTCTTATGAAAAAGTTTGTGCCCTTTACGCGGGTGAAAGATGGCAAGATTTGCTAGCAGAAGTCTTGCCCAATTTGGCTGAGTGTCAAAAGATTCTTAATGATCAAGCTGGGTACATGTCATCTTGTGTTAGGCTACTTTCGTTGGATAAGAGCTTATTCTCGTCCAAGGAGCGACAAGCTTTTCAGTCCGAGGTTGTCAATATTGCACACAGTGAAATGAAGAACCCAGTTCCCTTAGATGTGTCATCATTGATAACATTTTCTGGAAATACTGGTCCTCCTCTTCAGTTGAGTGATGGAGACCCTGGGAATCTATCTGTTACTGTGTGGAGTGGCTTTCCTGATGATATCACCCTTGATTCACTTAGTCTTACCTTGGTAGCCACTAACAACACTGACGAAGGCGGCCAGGTTTGGCTCAATTAGACGTGAATGTTCGTGTACTTTTCTTCTATCAAACTTCACGTTCTTAGGATATTTGTATATGAATTGGGTTTCAGGCTTTGAAGAGTTCAGCTGCAACTGTACTAAAGCCCGGAAAGAATACTATCACATTTGATTTGCCGCCACAAAAACCCGGTTCCTATGTTTTGGGAGTCGTCACTGGCCAGATTGGTCGCTTGAGATTCAGGTCTCACAGCTTTTCAAAGGGTGGTCCTGGAGAAAGTGATGATTTTATGAGTTATGAAAAGCCAACCAGACCTATCTTGAAGGTACACGATCTCTCAATTCTAAGAAATTTATTACAGCTTGTGGAACAGTAGAAAATCCTTCATTACATGCGTGAGTACTGAGTAGTGATACTCTATTGTAACATTTTGTTTCCTTGATTGATACGATAGACATCTTATGCTTTAGGTGTCCAAACCAAGAGCTCTGGTTGATCTTTCTTCAGCTGTATCTTCTGCGCTGCTTATAAATGAAGCCCAGTGGATTGGTGTCATTGTGCGTCCTATTAATTACTCACTGAAAGGCGCCATCTTGCACATTGATACTGGTCCAGGGCTAAAGATTGAAGACTCATACGGCATCGAGATGGAGAGATACGTGGAAACAGATTGCGATGCTGGTGCAACAAAAGCTGAAGCTTCTGAAGAAGATAGCCCTGTCTCTCCAAAACGTGATTCAGAGGTCCTTAATCTCTGCGACGGGAAAATAGTTTTCTCAGAATGGGCAAGCAATGTGAGTTCTATTCTCTGGGTCCCTGTTCGTGCATTGAGTGAGAAGCTTGCTAGAGGTTCATCTTCAGGTTTGCAGCAATAAATCATTGTCTGATTATTACATGTCTCTTGTCATATCCACAAGCCAATAtgatctttcttttcttttttttttgcgtgaACAGTCACTCCGCTGAAACAAGATATTTTAGAGGGAATGAGAACTGTGGCTCTGAAACTTGAATTTGGGGTGCATCATAACCAGATATTTGAGAGGtattgtatttattttctgttatgGCAAATCTTGATCGTCTTTGTTCCACATCAGAGGTTTTGTTATGTGAGCAGAACGATAGCTGCACATTTTACCGACCCTTTTGACGTGACTACAAGGGTGGCAAACAAATGCAATGATGGCACGTTGGTCTTGCAGGTAGTCAACTTGATCTCTTTtaaactgatatttttttttaagtatattCTTAACCTCTCAGTCCCCTCATTCTTATTTTCACGTCCACGCAAGGTTATTGATCAAGTAATTCTTATTTACAGGTTATGCTACACTCCCTTGTCAAGGCCAACTTGATAGTTCTTGATGCTTGGCTTGATCTTCAAGATGGATTTGTACATGGAAAAAGTGATGGAAGACCAACTGCAACGTTCTTTCCCCTTGTTGTGTCACCGGGATCTAGAGCAGCAGTCGTGTTCAGTATATCCATAGAGAAGACAATTCCATCAGGTATTCCTATTCTTCTGACTTACTGTTAATATCACTCTGTTTCTTACTTTAGATTTTACTTTTGGTAAACAAACTGATAAAGGCCATCTGCAATTTGGAAGCTATTTCTGATTTAAGAACAGTGTGCGCATAATAAGGATAACGTAtcatgttatttaaaataggAACACATAAATAACATGAAGAGAGACATTTTTAAAAGGTTGTAGAGATAACTGCGAACTAACTAGTTGTTTGCACAACATAAGGAAAAGATTTGCAGGTACCAGAGAGCATTCTGAATATCAAATATGAAATCCATGGTGATAGAGCTGCTGGAGCACACAAACCGGTGGATGCAGATCACTCTGGAACTGATGCTGAAAGGAGAGATTTGGTGTTCAAGAGTGCTATTGTTTTGCAGCGTCCAGTGCTTGATCCTTGTCTGACAGTTGGATTCCTCCCACTTCCTTCCGATGGTCTTAGGGTCGGGAAACTTATTACCATGCAGTGGAGAGTCGAAAGGCTGAAAGAGCTCAAGGGAAGTGAAGCCATAGAACAGCAACAAGTAAGTCATGTGTCCAGCTCGagctttatatttatatattacttttccTTATGAGTGTTATTTGCTATAATCATCGATCCACGATCACTTAATCATTACCAAAATTTTCCTTAgcgtttttcttttaaatatctgTGTGTTCATCAACTGGTaccgtttttttttaattttgtacaAGGATGAGGTATTATACGAAGTCAATGCAAATTCGGAGAACTGGATGATTGCGGGTAGGAAGAGAGGTTATGTCTCTCTCTCAGAGGAGCAAGGtaaagtcttcttcttcttacttgTTTTTGTTGCAAGAAAGGCTTTTGCATAATACtaattttgatatgttttttttggttgattaaaatattacacAGGTTCAAGAGTGGTAATATCGATACTGTGTGTTCCATTAGTTGCGGGTTATGTCCGTCCTCCTCAGCTAGGTTTGCCAAACGTGGAAGAAGCAAATGTAAGCAGCAATCCACCGGGTCCTCACTTAGTGTGCGTTTTGCCTCCACTTCTCAGTTCTTCCTTTTGCGTCCCTGTCAAGTAGAGTAAAGGTGGTGTTCCCACTTCAACTTTTTCCACTCTCTGACTCAAATTTTCATTAGAGTATTTGCCGCGAGGACAGTCGAGAATAGGTATTTTATTGtatgtttgttttttgttgGTTTGCGATCGTAGAAATATCAAAGCATTGAGTTCATTGATCGTCAATGAGGTTGAATTACGCAAACAACACTTTTGTTTGATACTATTAGAGCATCTCTGATggttgatattattattttttcaaaatgattttatgttttactcCAATGATTTCCCTCATTTTCttcttaaaaatgatatttcaaaaatattatattactaattctAATGATGCttgctattttaaaaatttacaaattttccccaaaaaaaatatttcgactatatttttattatatacataaatttagtttctaaaagaatataaattatttatataatcttataattgtatattatgataatattaacaattttattaaaacataaaacacaaataatgtttttttagagccaaacaaaagtatataaaaattaaaatgtcactttataaatagaaaaatctaACATCAAAACGAGTATTCCTTCGAATTTGAAAGAATActattcataaatttattttttcccCTCAAAATAATgttcaattaaaatatttttctttatttttttatgtttttccaCAAAATGAGAGACTACTAAAAATggtcttagagcatctccaactccactccataatttattctaaattgaaaaataaaattgaaaataaagtGGAAAATGAAATGAttagagtaatgcttttattttttgatcaTCACCCcatttttcattctattttcAACTTCATTTCTCAATTTgaagtaaattatggagtggaaTTAGAGATGATCTTACACACCAGATATCAAACGAATGTTACAATCAAAACTCTTTATCTGTTTGTTTCAGAAAGGAAACATTTAATACGTTTGGTAGAGAGATCTTTAACTCGAGACAATCTGGATAGGAACAAATCTTATTACCCAAGAACCAAACAAAGGTACTACTGCAACATTTAAGAGTGAAACTAAGTGAATGACCGTTATGTGGAGAAAATTAGTGAAATAAGCATGTAAAGACTATAGTGAAAGTTGTGACAATTTATCACGTCAATATACTTTTTTCGTGTTTGACTGTGACATTGCAACTATATTTTAATGTGAATTGTTCATCTTTCTATTTTTGTATTCACCACGGTACGTATGTGATCGTACTAGAATGATAGACTGGTATCTGCAGAATTGAGGGTTCATAGCCCTGCTATACTGGagacacaaatatatatatatagaaaaaggtGTTAAGAAGATtaatcaaatagttttttttaaaatcaaatagttAAAGATCGTTAGATCCAATTCATGCGGCGAGTAACAACGGTGATGGTGGAGGGAACAAAGAACATACACGTTtcgattttctttttctctgagCACTCCTGCAAATCATTCACTTTTCAACTTATGTTAATATTTGCGAAAAAGCAAATTGgtcaaaaaaaattcataatgtTTATTGTATCACCATAACACCTAGTTTGTAATGGTTAGTTGCTgacttttagttttttgaactaacttttattttttgatgATGAGTGTAGAATAAAAAATTTCCTACATTTAACTCGAGATCAAGTAAACAATTGAACATATAACATGGCTTGTTTCAACTTCAAAAAAACGCATGGCTCGTTTCAACCACCTTTACTGGGTAAAAAGTAGAAGAAGAGAGGGAGACAAAAGAAGAGACAGTGAAAAGAAGATGCCCCCACACCAGAATGTTAGCTCTCAGATACCTTCTTCATTTTTTGGATCGAATGGCACTACTGATTACACGTTTAGGTAGCAAGAATTTAACAGGTtactattataattttttttaaaggttaggcaatataaattatattacaaaAATCGGAAAATATCAAAAGTTTAATTAAGACAATTAGTTGAATGGAAAATCAATAAATCGATAGTGACACACTGATGCTGACACTACTAACTAACTAAGTATCACTTCATTTTCAAGCAAACTGAAGTCTTCCACATAATCAACTCCCTAGATTTGGCATGCTCATTGCTCGTAGCATTAACTTCTAACCTAATTTTCTAAGCTGGCTCACATTATTAAATCATGTTTGATCAATGGAGCATATTCGA contains these protein-coding regions:
- the LOC108842103 gene encoding trafficking protein particle complex II-specific subunit 130 homolog isoform X2, coding for MANYLAQFQTIKNSCDRVVAAVEDVSDLWPTVKGLFEEHQPLKRAVLTNKTRNPVLVENLPVEFILTTDARLRSRFPHEQYLYWFREPYATIVLVTCEDLDEFKNILKPRLKLIVQNDDKEWFIVFVSKAHPSNDLATKSAKKVYAKLEVDFSSKKRERCCKLDIHGPDANFWEDLELKITECIRNTLERRVQFYEDEIRKLTEQRFMPIWNFCNFFILKESLAFIFEIAHLHEDALREYDELELCYLETVNMPGKKRDFGGFDSEDDQAALLKPGSKPLTQMVHDDSFREFDFRQYLFACQSRLLFKLNRPFEVSSRGYSFVISFAKALTFHESVLPFCLREVWVFTACLALLDATASHHNDGVVAPDIEKEFYRLQGDLYSLSRLKFMRLGYLIGYGTDIEKSPLNSACLSMLPWPKPAVWPSLPPDASSEVLEKEKTILQETSRTKHFGIQRKPLPLEPSVLLRVANRRRASLSTGNISEIFDGRPGFTEGSGLEASPRTPSSLKVQATPMSRTNSSPGNFESPLDRPMRLAEIFVAAEHALRLTISDHDLLKTLSSVQDFEHKYLNLTKGAAENYHRSWWKRHGVVLDGEIAAVCFKHGKYDLAANSYEKVCALYAGERWQDLLAEVLPNLAECQKILNDQAGYMSSCVRLLSLDKSLFSSKERQAFQSEVVNIAHSEMKNPVPLDVSSLITFSGNTGPPLQLSDGDPGNLSVTVWSGFPDDITLDSLSLTLVATNNTDEGGQALKSSAATVLKPGKNTITFDLPPQKPGSYVLGVVTGQIGRLRFRSHSFSKGGPGESDDFMSYEKPTRPILKVSKPRALVDLSSAVSSALLINEAQWIGVIVRPINYSLKGAILHIDTGPGLKIEDSYGIEMERYVETDCDAGATKAEASEEDSPVSPKRDSEVLNLCDGKIVFSEWASNVSSILWVPVRALSEKLARGSSSVTPLKQDILEGMRTVALKLEFGVHHNQIFERTIAAHFTDPFDVTTRVANKCNDGTLVLQVMLHSLVKANLIVLDAWLDLQDGFVHGKSDGRPTATFFPLVVSPGSRAAVVFSISIEKTIPSDLQVPESILNIKYEIHGDRAAGAHKPVDADHSGTDAERRDLVFKSAIVLQRPVLDPCLTVGFLPLPSDGLRVGKLITMQWRVERLKELKGSEAIEQQQDEVLYEVNANSENWMIAGRKRGYVSLSEEQGSRVVISILCVPLVAGYVRPPQLGLPNVEEANVSSNPPGPHLVCVLPPLLSSSFCVPVK
- the LOC108842103 gene encoding trafficking protein particle complex II-specific subunit 130 homolog isoform X1 produces the protein MANYLAQFQTIKNSCDRVVAAVEDVSDLWPTVKGLFEEHQPLKRAVLTNKTRNPVLVENLPVEFILTTDARLRSRFPHEQYLYWFREPYATIVLVTCEDLDEFKNILKPRLKLIVQNDDKEWFIVFVSKAHPSNDLATKSAKKVYAKLEVDFSSKKRERCCKLDIHGPDANFWEDLELKITECIRNTLERRVQFYEDEIRKLTEQRFMPIWNFCNFFILKESLAFIFEIAHLHEDALREYDELELCYLETVNMPGKKRDFGGFDSEDDQAALLKPGSKPLTQMVHDDSFREFDFRQYLFACQSRLLFKLNRPFEVSSRGYSFVISFAKALTFHESVLPFCLREVWVFTACLALLDATASHHNDGVVAPDIEKEFYRLQGDLYSLSRLKFMRLGYLIGYGTDIEKSPLNSACLSMLPWPKPAVWPSLPPDASSEVLEKEKTILQETSRTKHFGIQRKPLPLEPSVLLRVANRRRASLSTGNISEIFDGRPGFTEGSGLEASPRTPSSLKVQATPMSRTNSSPGNFESPLDRPMRLAEIFVAAEHALRLTISDHDLLKTLSSVQDFEHKYLNLTKGAAENYHRSWWKRHGVVLDGEIAAVCFKHGKYDLAANSYEKVCALYAGERWQDLLAEVLPNLAECQKILNDQAGYMSSCVRLLSLDKSLFSSKERQAFQSEVVNIAHSEMKNPVPLDVSSLITFSGNTGPPLQLSDGDPGNLSVTVWSGFPDDITLDSLSLTLVATNNTDEGGQALKSSAATVLKPGKNTITFDLPPQKPGSYVLGVVTGQIGRLRFRSHSFSKGGPGESDDFMSYEKPTRPILKVSKPRALVDLSSAVSSALLINEAQWIGVIVRPINYSLKGAILHIDTGPGLKIEDSYGIEMERYVETDCDAGATKAEASEEDSPVSPKRDSEVLNLCDGKIVFSEWASNVSSILWVPVRALSEKLARGSSSVTPLKQDILEGMRTVALKLEFGVHHNQIFERTIAAHFTDPFDVTTRVANKCNDGTLVLQVMLHSLVKANLIVLDAWLDLQDGFVHGKSDGRPTATFFPLVVSPGSRAAVVFSISIEKTIPSGKDLQVPESILNIKYEIHGDRAAGAHKPVDADHSGTDAERRDLVFKSAIVLQRPVLDPCLTVGFLPLPSDGLRVGKLITMQWRVERLKELKGSEAIEQQQDEVLYEVNANSENWMIAGRKRGYVSLSEEQGSRVVISILCVPLVAGYVRPPQLGLPNVEEANVSSNPPGPHLVCVLPPLLSSSFCVPVK